The sequence below is a genomic window from candidate division WOR-3 bacterium.
CATGGTTTCATTTGCTTTTCGTTCATATTAATGACCTCCGTCTGAATTTTAGACAAAAAACAGTGGTTTTCGTTTAGTCGCTTTTGCGGGATTTCTTAGAAGGTGAAATACTTTGAAAAATCAATCTGAAAGCCTTCCGGGTAATACTCGCCGCGTTCCTTATCGACGATATAATTGCCCCGGTACTGCTTTTTCACGATCATGCTGAGTGCTTCACAGAATTTATCGATCTCTTCTTTTTTATTATAGAGGCCGAAACTTATGCGTATGGTGCCAGGTATTTTTGACCGGTCGCGGGCAAGGATGTGCTTTTCGACCTCCTTTGCATCCTCCGGCGTTACGCCCAGTAAAGATTTCACGTAGGGGTGCGCGCAGAAACAACCATTTCTGACACCGATTCCGCCTTCGTAACTCAATATCGCCGAGACTAAAGCGTGGTCCATATCCGCCACGTTGAGGCTTATGACGCCAAGCCGATTGCGGGCATTGTCCGGGTCCTTGTCGCCGTATATCAGAACTTCGGGCATGGCAGACAATTTTCGGAGAGCGTATGACGTCAGATCGGCCTCGTGCTCGATGATCGAGTCAAAACCTACCTGATCTATCAATTTTACAACTTCCGCAAGTGCTACAACACCCACAATATCAGGCGTGCCGGCTTCTTCTCGCTCTGGCAAATCCTTCCAATATGCACTCTCGAGATCGACGATATCTACCGTGCCGCCGCCTACATAATCCGGGTCGCCGTGCTCGAACACCGATCTGTCTGCGACCAGCACCCCAATGCCATAGGGTGCGTACATTTTGTGTGCTGAGAATGCGAGATAATCGATGTGTTGCGGATCTTCCTTCGGTTTTACGTTCATCGGACGGTGAGGAGCAAGCTGTGCTGCGTCGACCGCGATCTGTGCTCCTGCTGCGTGTGCTCTTTCCGCATATTCATGGATCGGATTGATATAACCGGTAACATTCGACGCTCCACTGATAGCCAGCAAACATATCTTGCCTTTGTATTTGTTGATCTTGTTGCATAGATCGTCATGGTCCACGGTGCCGTCCCGCTTGATATCGATGTGTATGATCTTCCCGACTTTACGCCACGGCAGTTCATTTGAATGATGTTCCATTACCGACGTAAGT
It includes:
- a CDS encoding aminotransferase class V-fold PLP-dependent enzyme; this encodes MDLKELQKQIVGFNEEVPLLDGTKTRYINFDNAASTPTLRPVQEKVNEFSKWYSNVHRGTGFKSQLSSWVFEEARNIIARFVGADTHSAVIFCKNTTEAINKLAWRFQCPIISRMAGEAEKPVILTSVMEHHSNELPWRKVGKIIHIDIKRDGTVDHDDLCNKINKYKGKICLLAISGASNVTGYINPIHEYAERAHAAGAQIAVDAAQLAPHRPMNVKPKEDPQHIDYLAFSAHKMYAPYGIGVLVADRSVFEHGDPDYVGGGTVDIVDLESAYWKDLPEREEAGTPDIVGVVALAEVVKLIDQVGFDSIIEHEADLTSYALRKLSAMPEVLIYGDKDPDNARNRLGVISLNVADMDHALVSAILSYEGGIGVRNGCFCAHPYVKSLLGVTPEDAKEVEKHILARDRSKIPGTIRISFGLYNKKEEIDKFCEALSMIVKKQYRGNYIVDKERGEYYPEGFQIDFSKYFTF